The Malus domestica chromosome 08, GDT2T_hap1 genomic interval CTCCTGCCAGCTGCGATTTGCGAGGACATCGAACAACCCACATGGTAACTCGTGTGAACTCGAGAACTTAACAATAAGCTGGAGAAAGTGAAAGGCTGCATTGTAAGATGCTAGCAAGAAAAATAATGATGCAAAACAATTGGCCAAATGGATTATTGAAAAGGAATGGATTGTCAGAAGGCAAAAGGACGCAGTGGgaatatgcaaatttggtgaTCGTGCTCCGATTTAAGCCCATAATACTTTTTTTGCGAAGGGAACGACACCACAATTCAAACTCACTATTTTGCTATGACATACCATGAATTTTGTCTATTCGAGGACATTTTAGCCTTCCAAATACAGATTTAAATGTGTAGTACGTGTAAAGCATATTGGAGTTTTAAAAATGTGCAATTTAAAAAatggagtaattaggttttcatccttatttttactactctattgattaaaaccttattacttttcaatttttgatcaaggtcctttgtattaataatatcattaattatttcaataataaaatattttttatttctaaatatattcatttaatattaaaaatgttacaattagtatatttatatttatggctaaactttttatcatatatttttatttttagtttgtacccattttttatttgcaacccttttttaatttgtaccaattttcctttcaattttaatttgtacccatatattaatttctttttgtgcccatattttttaaagttttatttgtattgtacccatatttttttatttatttgtacccatttttatttttgctaaatgtacccattttgaagaatgtacccatgttttgatacaataattttttggttattttttatgaatgtacccatgtttacacacagacacacacaatagtatatttatattttaatatttttaatcccacaaattatggttttttatttaaaatctcattactataaacaactataaattttaatttttaatttaaaaaatatagtaacgtacatagaaataaattatcaattaattttagggacttggatcaaaaattgaaaaacaacaaggtttcagtcaaagattgttcataactagggaccgcatctaaAGTCTCCCTTAAAAAATTCTCATGCATCTATGTGTGAGAACAAGAGGGTTACCCGAGGTTAGAGATAAGAGAAAAAAAACTCCAAAATCTAAAAACAATACAGCTCCAATTATTTCCTCATATTACAGGATCTCTTTTGTATGACATAATTAACAATGGAGCCTGATAAACATAATTCACAGTGGAGCCTGATAAACTGCATCATGTttataactatatatatatagttactCCACATGAACTGTAAGTTTCATTCCATTTTCACAGTAGGGAGACGGATAAGGTGCGAAGTAGATTGTGCCCTTCTCCAATACCGCATGATCGTTTCCTGAAGTGTACAGTTTTATCACGCCGGCATATAAGTCACACTTGTCGAACAAATATTTGTCCCGTACAGCAGCTACCATGAGAAGGGGATCTTTATATTCGAAAACTGTTTTCAAAATACAATattgaattagtaaacaaacCAGCTGCTAATCAAATATagtaatatttgaggaatcGGATGCATGAACACCAATTGAAAAGAAAACCAAAGTGTTAGTCAGTCATTTTAATTACCCAAAACATCTCCAGCCTTGAACTTCTTGTCCTCAGTCCACTGGGTTAAGTTAGCATCAGGGCTCCATCTTTTCTCATCCCCCACTATATATTCTTTTCCATCAACTTCTTCGCATCGGAGCAGCAAACAGCTGACAAAAAGGCCGATTCCAATCACCAAAATTTTGTTCATTCCAACTGCCATCTTTGATCGATCCACAGACAAACTATATATATGTAACCTTGACCTTTCTCTATCAACTCCAAATACAAAACAACTTATATATACAATATTGAGCCTATTACGCATTCAATTCGTACGTTTTGATTTGCTTCTCCAAATGCCATATGATCGATATATATTTCCATAACTAATTATCACATTTATTGAATAAttattgaaaatatatattCCTTATTCTTCTATGCTTGTGTATTTCAACTCATAATCGGGTCAAATTCTGATGATGATTTTGTATCATTTTAGAGATATATCATTGAATGGGTGGATAatcaattgaaaattttgtaaTGATTTTATACCATTTTGAGTCAAATACTTGACTGTTGCCAATGTGGGAATTGGTTTCCCATGAGACACCGTGTGGTGCCATTCGTGAGAGGGCGTTTTGAAGAAGAGAGTCTCATCTATCGACAATTGTGGTGTTTCCTAGTAGTTCatttagtttttcattttttagtctaaattttttagttttaagacATGAATGTCGGTTTGGATTGCTTAGATGATATTGGTTTATATGAAGCATGTTACGTACATTATGTTGTGTACTTGGCGCAaagtttttattcttttttttttatatatacgtTGCACGGtgagttttaaaatttcatcaatGAAAAAGGTTTTTGCACGACAAGGTGTATTTTGACGCCCAAAATTTTGTTATGCAAGAGTTTATTTTTTACTACTGATCATTCCACTGTCAAGAGTGCAAACACGTAAAAAGTTGTCCTTTGAGAACGAACAAAGAAGCatactttgtttttcttttttttgttaaacaagAATATGTATGTTCCTGGGAAAGGCATCAACCATGATGAAAGAAAAGTACAAATGATTAAGATAAGTGTTTTACTTTGCGTTTATCTGGAACCTTTGCAGCATTAAAGCTAAAAGTTTAACCCCAGAAGAAATTTAAAAGGTCAAATTAAGAAAGTGGTCTCTTATTAGttgaagcatatacataaaCTTAATTTAGATAGTTAATTACTTAATTAACGCGACGACAATTCTTTCGGACTTGTCCCTCGAACCCAGTAAGAGGACTAATGTTCCCCATCTTAACCATGGACTTAGCAAACTGCTGAAAGAATAAGCTCTCATTAGCAGCATAGGTTTTCACCAGCTCAGCTGCCTGCCTTCTGTTCCCAGTAAGAAGTACTTGGTCTGAAGGGAGAAGTCCATGTCCCCCAAGTATAAGCTTGAAGTAGCTGTTGTCGAACCTTGTAGGGGAAACAAAGTCCAAGGGAGCAGGTGTGTTGTCGCCACCTCTTCTTGGGCAAACTGATTTCCGAGTCTGCCTGACGAACGAACACTTAGCGAACCCAATTGTATGCCCTCCTGCATTGATATTGTtcataattaacaaaaaaagccATAAATGTTCAACTTGAATTTGTGCCACGTTTAGGCTATCGTGGTTCGTGAAACATATTTTTACTCTACTAATAATAGTGTGACATCCtaacaaaaacttaaaaaatttcACTCCTTCATAATCTTTCACTTTGCCCCTCGACTTTCAGTTTGCTATCGAGCCTCTTTAGTTTTGAATATGTGTGCCTAATTgtcaaattcatcaaatttaACTTCTCCCACTGGAATAGACAAAAATAACCCTCATTTTGCTGGAAAATTTTAACCCATTTGACAACATGGGACAAATTGGCACGTTTCAAAATATTAGAAAGCTCAAAACTAACTTGAAAGTCGAGGGAAAATCAGAAAAACGTACCAAGTTTAAAGGATCCCTTGCAAATAATGTGATAACAAAGGAGAAAATTCAGTAATTATAGGGTACCTGAGAGGGCAACTAGGTCAGTTTCATCAAGACCCTGACGCTCGAAGGTGGTTATTAGGGCTGAGAGATCGGGTAGTGGTGCTGGAATGTCTCTGTTTGAGCTTTCAAAACTTGCAGTTTTGGAGTCCCTTCTTCCTAGTGGCAACACCCAATCAGGTCCACCGCTCTGTTCCATTGCACCACATACACCAACCAAGTTGATCACTTATTAGTAAATTAATCAAGTAATAGTTTGGGCTATGTTACATACGTTTGTTCTTCTATTTATAAACCGACATTTGAGGGTGTAATTAGTTTTCTTACTAGTACAGTGGATCCCCTAGCAGCAAGAGCAACAATGTCAGCACATGACACAGTCAGGGGACATGCTTCTTCTAGCTTGGCCTTCATCTCGTCGATTACTTCAAATCCTCTCAGAGAATTCACGTTTGGTTTTGCCCCCTTTTCGCTTATTATAGTCGTGCTGTTGTTGTTGAATATATCAGTCCACCTCATCATTCCAGCTCATCAATAGTTAGTTAGGCTGTTATCAAATTAGTTAGTTAAATAGCTTAGGTTGTAAGCTAGTCATGATGGCTATATAAACTGTATTCTCATAGTTGTAAAGATTAATTCAGTATCAATGTAATCAAttactttctctctttctcttcttcccttctctctcttcttcttcgataCATGCTCTTTCTGCATTTTTGTGTCTTTCTACATTtctgttaatatggtatcatcgccATGGATGATCTTTTGACTTCCGCTGTAGTACCTCTGATGGGTAGCTGATCTTTGTGTAAGGTTGATGATGATGTTTTGCTGTTCTTGGGAGGCTTCGATACTTGTCTATGGAGTTTTCGTTGGTGATGAAGATTTGTGCGCTCCAGGTGTTTGATAATTTGTGTCAGCCAATTGCCGGAGTTTGCGAGGATTCTGGTATAGGTGTGTCATCGCTGGAGGTCGGTTCTTGGTGATTTGTTGCTCTTCCGTTGTGGGTGAACAAGTTTTTCTTCGTACAAGCTTGGATGTTCAAGTGCGTTTTCTGGGTTTCAAGATTCAAGTTCTCaggttttgtttctgattaCTAGTTTTCTTTCCTGCATATCAACTATTGTGATAATGTCTCACTGAGAATTTTGTTGGGAATTTCGGAAGTGTCAAGGCCAATCGCCGTATACTTCAGATTTGTGAAGAGTTCAAGGTCGAATGTCATATTTGAGAATCTTTAAGGCCAATTGTCATTTCTCAGTTGCTATAAAATTGTTGATTGTATTTCCCTAAGGCCGATTGCTGGGATTTTATGTTGTCTAAAAGATTGTCTGTTAATTGGGTTCTCTGTGATTGTATGCTGTACTCCCTTAAGGCCAATTGCCGGAGTATAAAGCTGTCTGAAAGTTGTTTTCTGTTTGTTGGGATAGAGAGGCCGATAGCCATTTCCCTTTTATGTTTCACTTCAGAAAGGCCGATAGCCAGAAGTGTGTGTAGAACATTAACTGATTTAGAAGAATATGAAGGCCGATTGCCATTTCTTCTAAGAGAAAGATTGTTTAGTAGGATTTGAAGGTCGATTGCCATTGTTGAAAGATTGCTGAAAGATTGAATCTTTGATTCATTATTGGGTattgtttgattgtttgttgGGTATTGTACACTCAAGAAGGCCGATTGCCAAGAGTGTCTTAGTTCAAGATTCTGCAAAGTTGTTCATATTCTATCTGCAAAAGTGATGTGTGATGATAATGGGATGAGCAACCTGTTTTAGTTTTGGCAAGTTTGAAAGGATGATAACTATATGTGGTTGTACCTTATCGCAAAAGAAAACAGTAGCTACAAAGGTGTAGAAATCAGTTTGAGGGGCTGAAATTCTTTGGGAAGTTGATGGATGAGTATGAAATTGCATCGTTCTTAAGTAATTTTCAATGCTTGCAAGCCATGGAGGATTAATTGGTGAGGAGCAGCAGAGCTAGGAGTATATGGACAAGAAGGACTTCCTAAGTTCTACATTTCTCAAAGCACTCATTCAATCTCCAACTGGGAaacccagttgagattgaggggggatgttgaataTATCAGTCCACCTCATCATTCCAGCTCATCAATAGTTAGTTAGGCTGTTATCAAATTAGTTAGTTAAATAGCTTAGGTTGTAAGCTAGTCATGATGGCTATATAAACTGTATTCTCATAGTTGTAAAGATTAATTCAGTATCAATGTAATCAAttactttctctctttctcttcttcccttctctctcttcttcttcgataCATGCTCTTTCTGCATTTCTGTGTCTTTCTACATTTCTGTTAATAGTTGTCTAGTAGCACCGAGGCGTCACAGCCCTGTCATCCAATCATATCATATATTTAGCCTTAGCCATGCATATTTTATTATACATTTCAAAGTAAGTTTTGATCAAAACGAACCTGAGCAAAGCAATCATGGAAGTGAAGCCTTATCAGAAAGGCTGCCACCCGGGGATTCTTCTCGATGGCCCGCTGTAATACGGAGATGACAATGTCGTTGACCTGAGGGCACGACGATTGATAGAATTGTGGGAAAAGATCGTGAGTCTGAGACCCACCCGACCCAAAGTTGAAACCATCCAGGTGAGCGGCGGAGAGCGTGGCTGAGACCACCAGTGTCACAACTACAAGACCTAAGAAAATTCCTCTGAAGACTGCCATTGATAATTCAAGTCCAAGGCTTTGAGTGTATGGTTTACTCTCAGTGCATGGTGACTAGTTAATTTATAGAGGTGAACTAATGTAAGAAATGGAACCACTCCCACCTACTGCTGCGGATAAAGAGCTGTTCACATTGTCGAACTTCTTGTATCTGGAGTCACCTGCTCCAAGGAAGAATATTTCtctaacattttatttttctccacTTTTGGCAATAGAGTTTGCATCACTTTAATCAATCAAATGTAATATTGCCTTAAACAGATAAAATCCCATTTTAGGCATACGTACGAAGTTTCCTCACTGTTTCTTACGCTGGGCAAAATCCCAACGCGGTTTGAACATTGGGTTTAGGGTATAGATGAGGGTGACAATGAAAATGCCATTAGCAGCTAATCAGACTATAACTGGAAATAGTTTCAACTTTGCACCGTATAcctgtttaggcccaaaatagcagtttgggccgagggaggtATTACTTTCGGCCCGGGAAGACTACGGCGAGAAAGTCATGGGGGcttcagctcatgggcttctaggcctagatcggttaaatcagagtgcaagtcgagtcctaatacaatagggaccctcgacgagatcagtaaaactagaaggcgaatccggctcagtaaaggactagattcgtagtcctagcagaGGTAGGACTGATTGAGGTAACGTTAATCCGGAGAAGGAAACCTAGTTCGAATAGGATTAGAACTCGGGTTCGGTGTTCtgcttctataaatacaagacattcagcaatggaaaaggcctcacaaaaatcaatacaaaattgccctgcgcaaactctcacaacttaagatctttttcttttcctttttcgctgacacatcttccgttggcatcaacagcactgtggaagcaaccggtgatatcttaagtcggcatagatagctctgtcaccgtagagtcggtcggtctcgcagtatcttccgttggcatcaacagcactgcggcgagaacggtcgattgcctatccaagtctcggtcgagaagggttttcgaatccttgttggtcgaggtcatctcattagccttctcggcgaggtgaggtgttacagttattacattcggcacattgtaagccgaattcggttcgtgaactttgtaagaaatagcagccttgtcttcaggctcgagaacccaagaggccgagacgcgttcctttctcggccgcaatcgcaagacgcagaagtcagtagcgcgacccaacgcagcatcatcaaatttactcctcggccgagcctcggccgacgagttggcacgccccgcaatcaccgaaggacgtagttagcttagaatatattcggcctgcgcgccacgtaggctttgtaatttctagggtcaacattttggcacgcccggtgggacccagtgctaaactacgaagttcatgccaattgaaacacgatcggtaaaaaaaaaaacagctatgggaaagtcgacagccgatttaccgagtcagagcataggacagagtgtgccacaggcgcagaatccccttagcgttggtacacctgagtccacgagcgcgactcgccgagagagagaacttaatctcggcggtcaactcCGTGGTTCAGAGATCCCAAACAGAAACacatgcgttctcaatgaagggataatagaggaatgtgatgaggatggtggtgaaggaacAGACCCACCAACGAGGTCGTTCCTCCGAAAGCGACtggacg includes:
- the LOC103428664 gene encoding peroxidase 9-like, with amino-acid sequence MAVFRGIFLGLVVVTLVVSATLSAAHLDGFNFGSGGSQTHDLFPQFYQSSCPQVNDIVISVLQRAIEKNPRVAAFLIRLHFHDCFAQGCDASVLLDNSTTIISEKGAKPNVNSLRGFEVIDEMKAKLEEACPLTVSCADIVALAARGSTVLSGGPDWVLPLGRRDSKTASFESSNRDIPAPLPDLSALITTFERQGLDETDLVALSGGHTIGFAKCSFVRQTRKSVCPRRGGDNTPAPLDFVSPTRFDNSYFKLILGGHGLLPSDQVLLTGNRRQAAELVKTYAANESLFFQQFAKSMVKMGNISPLTGFEGQVRKNCRRVN